The following are from one region of the Rosistilla carotiformis genome:
- a CDS encoding DUF899 family protein: protein MKFVCLGYIDEEQFAALPAPEGQRIMESCFAYDDELRRGGHFIGGEALDSAKNAVILRIKNGKVDVTDGPYAETKEFLGGILLLEANDLNHAIALMSQHPGVTVGPFEIRPADAHVNALIAERDAKIRAATAPADAISPTTSVDGQPPVVSRAEWQQAMETLRAKEKKATRLRDALAAERRRLPMVAVEKDYRFDGPHGKVALIDLFEGRRQLAIYHFMFAEGVGGWPDAGCPGCSLLVDNLGHPAHYNARDLSLALVSRGPLANLLTYQKRMGWKLPWYSSAGTTFNEDFGVSTPDGETHGLSIFLRDDQKIYQTYFTGKRGAEVLLSNFTLLDLTPLGRQEMWEDSPPGWPQSEPYQWWRRHDEYDTTDLVEIQS, encoded by the coding sequence ATGAAATTTGTCTGTTTGGGATACATTGACGAGGAACAATTTGCCGCCCTCCCCGCACCAGAGGGGCAGCGGATCATGGAATCCTGTTTCGCGTATGACGATGAACTGCGTCGCGGCGGCCATTTTATCGGAGGCGAAGCATTAGATTCAGCAAAGAACGCGGTCATCCTGCGAATCAAAAATGGCAAAGTCGACGTGACCGACGGTCCCTACGCCGAGACCAAGGAGTTTTTGGGCGGAATCTTGCTTCTGGAAGCCAACGACCTCAATCACGCGATCGCGTTGATGTCGCAGCACCCCGGAGTCACCGTGGGGCCGTTTGAAATTCGACCTGCGGACGCTCATGTCAATGCGTTGATCGCCGAACGCGACGCGAAGATCCGAGCTGCGACCGCCCCCGCGGATGCAATCTCACCGACCACGTCGGTCGACGGACAGCCGCCCGTCGTTTCGCGAGCGGAGTGGCAGCAAGCGATGGAGACTCTGCGAGCGAAAGAGAAAAAAGCCACACGTCTTCGCGATGCCTTGGCCGCGGAACGACGCCGCTTACCAATGGTTGCGGTGGAGAAGGACTATCGGTTTGATGGCCCTCACGGAAAAGTTGCGTTGATCGACCTCTTCGAAGGCCGCCGGCAATTGGCGATCTATCACTTTATGTTCGCCGAAGGTGTGGGTGGATGGCCCGATGCAGGATGTCCAGGCTGTTCGCTGTTGGTAGATAACCTGGGGCACCCAGCACATTACAACGCGAGAGACCTCTCACTCGCGTTGGTATCGCGCGGCCCATTGGCGAACTTGCTCACTTACCAAAAGCGGATGGGGTGGAAGCTTCCATGGTACTCGTCCGCGGGAACCACGTTCAACGAAGATTTTGGAGTGTCCACGCCCGATGGAGAAACGCATGGCCTGAGTATCTTCTTACGTGACGACCAAAAAATTTACCAAACGTACTTCACGGGCAAGCGCGGAGCGGAGGTGCTGTTGAGCAACTTCACGCTGCTTGACCTGACGCCATTGGGGCGGCAAGAAATGTGGGAGGACTCCCCGCCTGGCTGGCCACAATCCGAACCGTATCAATGGTGGCGTCGGCACGACGAATATGACACGACGGATTTGGTGGAAATCCAATCATGA
- a CDS encoding DJ-1/PfpI family protein — MTNAPSDKPKVLIIIGDASETLDTMYPFYRLQEAGFQPVVAAPEKRLYQMVMHEVKPGWTITKEWEGYTINADVAFSEIKEEEYAGIMFSGGRAPEYIRYDEDLVRVTKHFFEAGKPIASVCHGVEIPAYADCVRGRKMATVPKCKFDLEVCGGTFVNEACVIDGNLVSGRTFHDNGFYVGPWIDLLVKARDEATVAAG, encoded by the coding sequence ATGACAAACGCCCCCTCCGATAAACCCAAAGTTCTGATCATCATCGGCGACGCGTCCGAGACGCTCGACACGATGTATCCCTTCTACCGCCTGCAGGAAGCTGGCTTTCAACCCGTGGTGGCCGCTCCCGAAAAACGCCTTTATCAAATGGTGATGCACGAAGTGAAGCCGGGCTGGACGATCACCAAGGAATGGGAAGGCTACACGATCAATGCCGACGTCGCCTTTTCTGAAATCAAAGAGGAAGAATATGCGGGGATCATGTTCTCCGGCGGTCGGGCTCCCGAATACATCCGCTACGACGAAGACCTCGTCCGCGTCACGAAGCACTTTTTCGAAGCGGGCAAACCGATCGCCAGCGTTTGCCATGGCGTCGAGATCCCCGCTTACGCCGATTGCGTTCGCGGACGCAAAATGGCAACGGTGCCGAAGTGCAAGTTCGATCTGGAGGTCTGCGGTGGCACGTTTGTCAACGAAGCCTGCGTGATCGATGGCAACCTGGTCAGCGGACGAACCTTCCACGACAACGGCTTCTACGTCGGTCCGTGGATCGATTTGTTAGTCAAAGCACGCGATGAAGCGACCGTTGCCGCAGGCTAA
- a CDS encoding YciI family protein, with amino-acid sequence MKYMLLIYGSEESWTEAERKACMVESMGITDELAKSGKWIASSPLHSVTTATSVRVREGKRQVTDGPFAETTEQLGGYYIIDVDDLDEAIAIASRLPPAKKGTVEIRPLFPLPDVDPQ; translated from the coding sequence ATGAAATACATGTTATTGATTTACGGTTCGGAGGAATCGTGGACCGAGGCGGAACGGAAAGCGTGCATGGTGGAATCGATGGGCATTACCGATGAACTGGCCAAATCCGGCAAGTGGATCGCGTCGTCGCCGCTGCACTCCGTGACGACGGCGACCAGTGTCCGTGTCCGCGAGGGGAAGCGACAGGTAACCGACGGGCCTTTTGCCGAGACAACCGAACAATTAGGCGGTTACTACATCATCGATGTGGACGATCTCGACGAAGCGATCGCCATTGCTTCGCGCCTGCCGCCCGCGAAAAAAGGGACCGTCGAGATCCGACCGCTCTTCCCGCTGCCCGACGTTGATCCGCAGTAG
- a CDS encoding PEP-CTERM sorting domain-containing protein (PEP-CTERM proteins occur, often in large numbers, in the proteomes of bacteria that also encode an exosortase, a predicted intramembrane cysteine proteinase. The presence of a PEP-CTERM domain at a protein's C-terminus predicts cleavage within the sorting domain, followed by covalent anchoring to some some component of the (usually Gram-negative) cell surface. Many PEP-CTERM proteins exhibit an unusual sequence composition that includes large numbers of potential glycosylation sites. Expression of one such protein has been shown restore the ability of a bacterium to form floc, a type of biofilm.), which produces MTTIFRIRTMAVLASLGLMVTANADIITFSPVLDMTSTANTSSPMTPYVANNMVQAQGPTGIPDNVSPTYSDTYFFRDAGTGIEFSIDMTWNAAMGLNLNTGGSALGLGSNSVIGSGELVTIGLSGLSVDLTNYIDGSFNMISNPTLGATSLAFRQIDFNDFGDTTIVNITNGIDTVSFSEAAPVSGNFDLPADGLTDREPALTFSLNNMSFDTDFNISAVQLAITADLQATAGVPEPTSMLLTLVGGGATLGIARRKSKRSRGNTQTAAALPNQ; this is translated from the coding sequence ATGACGACGATCTTTCGAATTCGAACCATGGCAGTGCTCGCCTCCCTTGGCTTGATGGTTACGGCCAACGCGGACATCATCACCTTCTCGCCGGTGCTCGACATGACCTCTACGGCGAACACGAGTTCTCCGATGACGCCCTACGTTGCCAATAACATGGTGCAAGCCCAGGGGCCGACGGGCATACCGGACAACGTGTCGCCGACCTACAGCGATACCTATTTCTTCCGCGACGCGGGGACGGGGATCGAGTTTTCGATCGATATGACCTGGAACGCCGCGATGGGGCTGAACCTAAATACAGGCGGCTCGGCGCTTGGCTTGGGAAGCAACAGCGTGATCGGATCGGGGGAGTTGGTGACGATCGGCTTGTCGGGGCTGAGCGTCGATCTGACCAACTACATCGACGGATCGTTTAACATGATTTCGAATCCGACGCTGGGAGCGACATCGCTCGCGTTTCGGCAGATCGATTTCAATGACTTTGGAGATACTACGATTGTCAACATAACGAATGGGATCGATACGGTATCGTTCAGCGAGGCTGCGCCGGTATCGGGAAACTTTGATCTCCCAGCGGACGGCCTGACCGATAGGGAACCAGCTCTGACGTTTAGTCTTAATAATATGTCGTTTGATACCGATTTCAATATCTCGGCGGTGCAGTTGGCGATCACCGCCGATTTACAGGCGACAGCCGGTGTGCCCGAGCCGACTTCGATGCTGTTGACGCTGGTCGGCGGCGGTGCGACGCTAGGCATCGCACGCCGCAAGTCAAAGCGATCACGGGGCAATACCCAAACCGCCGCTGCGTTACCAAATCAATAA
- a CDS encoding DUF1588 domain-containing protein yields MLRLSSLLAFLLIVPSLGSWTVADQPPMSGATATAFLHQYCIDCHDANTQEGGVALDELSDATIDNAELWKTVWEQVALKEMPPADELQPDPILRWKLSTWITAELQRAMKDHGGFETHLHPTKGNHLDHDLLFGEIPGWIEPTSTPARLWRLHPQEHLTRLNELITREPDFDSKRPGLRTRGDHINPNLDGEVKVYYGLDRVIGWVGGTAAYAAAITGFPPMLTTENHHGLRNYANLYSVNGSEATQIANTAEDILRFMAYGPDAEPYQFADKVGQIDKKYKHGDLRGLAQSLFYGKSPKRPITPVHDLMAKENDTQQDRIVAVNYLFEALTCRPPTDAETAEYLGLLNDAIADLGKEDGALLGLTPIFLDRDALFRPELAEYGTPDQYGRVLLQDQELALAINAAFSYIPPDEALQQAVADGRLKTRQDAKREIERILADDSIRKPRVLQFFREFFDYDRAGHVCKDNKALVGAGGEVNAERHYRAMFAMTANTDRLIELILQEDKNVLGELLTTDRVVYNAPQDAPYFGQFISSDPPPKPKAVEGKKPARQMRRVTIQNAKLPKGETIHARVAQVVKPLNTARTLTTLPPDQRRGILTHPSWLVAHTDAMDNHAILRGRWIRERLLGDAVPDVPITVDAMLPVEPKSTLRHRMRVTRADECWRCHRKMDPLGLPFEMYNHLGLYRTEEQKEPVDTSGAIIDSGDPELDGPVENALEMINRLATSQRVQQVFVRHAFRFWMGRNETIHDAPVLQDAHRAYQESGGSMKALLASLLTSDAYLYRKVDRGADADG; encoded by the coding sequence ATGCTCCGACTCTCCTCATTGCTTGCGTTTTTGCTGATCGTCCCTTCGCTTGGATCGTGGACGGTGGCCGATCAGCCGCCGATGTCGGGGGCGACGGCGACAGCGTTTCTGCATCAGTACTGTATCGATTGTCACGACGCCAACACGCAGGAAGGTGGCGTCGCTCTGGATGAACTGTCCGACGCCACCATCGACAACGCCGAGCTTTGGAAGACGGTTTGGGAACAGGTTGCGCTAAAAGAGATGCCGCCGGCGGACGAATTGCAGCCCGATCCAATCCTGCGTTGGAAGCTGTCGACGTGGATCACCGCGGAATTGCAGCGGGCGATGAAAGATCATGGCGGATTCGAAACGCACCTGCATCCGACCAAGGGGAATCATCTGGATCACGATCTGTTGTTCGGAGAGATTCCTGGATGGATCGAGCCGACTTCCACCCCGGCGCGGTTGTGGCGTCTGCATCCCCAAGAACATCTCACGCGATTGAACGAGCTGATCACGCGCGAACCCGACTTCGATTCCAAACGCCCCGGGTTGCGAACTCGCGGCGATCACATCAATCCGAATCTCGATGGCGAAGTGAAAGTCTATTATGGACTGGATCGCGTGATTGGTTGGGTTGGAGGCACGGCCGCTTATGCCGCCGCGATCACCGGATTCCCGCCGATGCTGACGACTGAAAATCACCATGGCCTGCGAAACTATGCCAACCTCTATTCGGTGAACGGATCCGAAGCGACTCAGATCGCCAACACAGCCGAAGACATTTTGCGGTTCATGGCCTACGGACCCGATGCCGAACCGTACCAGTTCGCCGACAAGGTTGGCCAAATCGACAAGAAGTACAAACATGGCGATTTGCGTGGGCTGGCGCAGAGTCTCTTTTATGGCAAATCCCCCAAGCGCCCGATCACTCCCGTCCACGACCTGATGGCCAAGGAGAACGATACGCAGCAGGATCGAATCGTGGCTGTCAATTATCTGTTCGAAGCCCTGACCTGCCGCCCGCCGACCGACGCGGAGACCGCCGAATATCTGGGACTATTAAACGATGCGATCGCCGACCTCGGGAAAGAGGATGGGGCGTTGCTCGGTCTGACGCCGATCTTCTTGGATCGCGACGCGCTGTTTCGTCCCGAGTTAGCCGAATACGGGACGCCCGACCAATATGGCCGCGTCCTTTTGCAGGACCAAGAACTGGCGTTGGCGATCAATGCGGCTTTCAGCTACATCCCGCCGGACGAAGCGCTGCAGCAAGCGGTTGCCGACGGGCGTTTAAAGACACGGCAGGATGCAAAACGCGAGATCGAACGGATCCTGGCCGACGACAGTATTCGGAAGCCTCGCGTGTTGCAGTTCTTTCGCGAGTTCTTCGATTACGACCGGGCAGGCCATGTCTGCAAGGATAACAAAGCGTTGGTTGGTGCCGGGGGTGAGGTGAACGCAGAGCGGCACTATCGAGCGATGTTTGCGATGACGGCGAACACCGATCGGTTGATCGAATTGATTCTGCAGGAAGACAAAAACGTTTTGGGCGAGCTGCTGACCACCGACCGCGTCGTCTACAACGCACCGCAGGATGCTCCTTACTTTGGCCAGTTCATCAGCTCCGATCCGCCACCGAAGCCAAAAGCCGTCGAGGGGAAGAAGCCCGCCCGACAGATGCGGCGGGTGACGATTCAAAATGCTAAGCTGCCCAAAGGGGAAACGATTCACGCCCGCGTTGCCCAGGTCGTCAAACCGCTGAATACGGCACGAACGCTGACGACTCTGCCGCCCGATCAGCGGCGAGGGATCCTAACGCATCCCAGTTGGTTGGTCGCGCATACCGATGCGATGGACAACCACGCGATCTTGCGTGGCCGTTGGATTCGCGAGCGTCTGCTCGGCGACGCGGTCCCCGACGTTCCGATCACTGTCGATGCGATGCTACCCGTCGAGCCGAAGTCGACGTTGCGGCATCGGATGCGTGTGACGCGAGCCGATGAATGCTGGCGTTGCCACCGCAAGATGGACCCGCTGGGGCTGCCGTTTGAAATGTACAACCATCTCGGGCTGTATCGGACCGAAGAGCAGAAGGAGCCTGTTGACACGAGCGGTGCAATCATCGATAGCGGCGATCCCGAGCTGGACGGCCCCGTCGAAAACGCGTTGGAGATGATCAATCGTTTGGCGACCAGCCAACGCGTGCAACAGGTCTTCGTCCGCCACGCCTTCCGTTTCTGGATGGGGCGCAACGAAACGATCCACGATGCTCCCGTGTTGCAAGATGCCCACCGCGCCTACCAAGAGAGCGGCGGCAGCATGAAAGCTCTGCTCGCATCGCTACTCACCTCCGACGCCTACCTTTACCGCAAGGTCGATCGCGGTGCGGATGCGGACGGATAG
- the deoC gene encoding deoxyribose-phosphate aldolase, translated as MDYRYEEIAKMLDHSLLQPFLKTETLEAGISLALAYDVASVCILPYYVKRCADRLAGSTVQTSTTIGFPHGGHTTAIKAAEAQQAIDDGCQELDMVVNISKVLSGDWDYVTRDIKAVIDVAHAAGQKVKVIFENCYLDEDQKSRLCAICSELGADWVKTSTGYGTGGATLEDLQWMREKSAPQVQVKAAGGVRDLDRLLEVRALGVTRVGASATQTILDECRRRLKLEPIEFDELNNTSSY; from the coding sequence ATGGACTACCGTTACGAAGAGATCGCCAAGATGCTGGACCATTCGCTGCTGCAGCCCTTCTTGAAGACCGAAACACTGGAGGCGGGGATCTCGCTGGCGCTGGCGTACGATGTGGCTAGCGTTTGCATCCTGCCGTATTACGTGAAGCGCTGCGCCGACCGGTTGGCTGGCAGCACGGTTCAAACGAGCACAACGATCGGGTTCCCACACGGCGGGCACACGACAGCGATCAAAGCTGCCGAAGCCCAACAAGCGATCGACGATGGATGTCAAGAATTGGACATGGTCGTGAACATCTCGAAGGTTCTCAGCGGCGACTGGGACTACGTCACTCGCGATATCAAGGCCGTCATCGATGTGGCTCACGCAGCCGGGCAGAAGGTGAAGGTGATCTTCGAGAACTGCTACCTCGACGAGGATCAGAAGTCGCGGTTGTGCGCGATCTGCAGCGAACTTGGGGCCGATTGGGTTAAGACCTCCACCGGCTACGGGACCGGCGGGGCGACGTTGGAGGATCTTCAATGGATGCGAGAGAAGTCGGCGCCCCAGGTTCAGGTCAAAGCGGCCGGTGGCGTCCGCGATCTCGATCGTTTGTTGGAGGTCCGCGCGTTGGGAGTCACCCGCGTTGGTGCCAGCGCCACGCAAACGATCCTCGATGAGTGTCGGCGACGATTAAAATTGGAGCCGATCGAATTTGACGAACTGAATAACACGTCGAGTTATTGA